DNA sequence from the Frankiales bacterium genome:
GATGGTGCCCTGGGTGGCACCGTTGCCCGAGGGGTCGAACGGCGACGTCGCCGCCGCGCTCGCCGGGGAGGCCCCGACGAGGGCGAGCGCCCCGGCCGTCGCCAGGGCGAGCGCCCCGGCGACGGCCTTGCTGCGGATCTTCATGTGATCAGTCCTTGTCCCGTCAGACGAACGAACGTGGAAGCGTTGCGTGGGTCGAGCTGTGCCGTGCGGTGTGGCTGCGTGCTACTTGGAGCCGTCGCAGGACGTGCCGGCCACGTTGGCCCGGCCGAGGTCCTGGAAGGCCGGCGTCTGCCCGGCGGCCGCGATGTTCGCGGCGTAGGCGGGGCTGCGCACCGCCGAGTTCGGGTTGGTGATGATGGCCTGGACGAAGTTGGAGGGCGACCCGGGCAGGTACGGGGTGGTGCTGGTGATGTCGTTCTGGCGCACCACGAGGTACAGGTTGCGCACGTGCACGTAGCTGCCCGTGCCGGTGACCGCGACGACCTTGTTCTTCGCCGCAGCGCCGAAGAAGCCGCTGTTGTTCAGCCCGATGCGGCCGTTGGAGAACGGCGCGATCGCGTTGGGGAGGCCGTCGAGGGCGGCGTAGTCGTTCTCCTGCACCTGGCGCACGGCCGGCCCATAGGTGCCGCCCCAGCCGGCCGCCGTGAGGTCGGCCTCGAAGGTGCTGCGCGTTCCCGAGCCGGGCTGCGGGATGAGCGGGTCGATCGTGGCGGTGGAGCCGCCGGAGTTGCCCGGGATCTGGTTCCACGTGGTGTACGTGCCGTCGTAGATCTTCACCAGGTCGGCGATCGAGATCGTCGACGGGGCGTTGGTGACGGTCGCGGTCGCGGCCGTGAGGTTCTCGGTCGCGAACTTGTAGGTGTGCAGACCACCGAAGCCGGCCGCCGCGGCCCCGCCGTCCTCGAGCGTGCAGTAGGGCAGGCCCGACATGCGCGCGATGTTCTCCATCGGCACGCCGGCGGTCGTGCCGCCGGAGAAGTACTGGGCGTTGAACAGAGCGCCGGCGCCACCGTGCGAGCCGTTGGGCCGGGGCACCGGACCGTTGCCGGCGCGCATCACGATGGTGGTCGCGAGCGGCGTGCCGTCCGCGTTGTACGTCGCGCGGCCGTTGGCGTCGCCGGTCGCGTCGAACGACATCATGCGGTTCGACTTGCTGACGTTGAACCCCGCTCCGCCGGACGGCGTGCCGTCGGCCACGAAGTCCAGCGTGTACTGGATCGTGTCGGAGCCGCCGAGCACGGCGTCACCGGAGGTCGGGTACGGATCGGCCGTGGCCGGCCCGACCAGGCCGAGGGAGAGGGCCGTCGCGGCGAGCGTCGCGAGACCCAGGCTGACCTTGCTGACCTTGCGCATGTGCTGTCCCCTTCCGGACAGGTGGGGTGGACGAACGGCGCGAGTCAATCGGCGTCAGGGGTACGGCCAGGGCGGCGCGGGTGAACTGTTCATGAACCCATCCGGCCTAATCGGTGGCGCGACCGCCCCGCTGGGAATCCCTGTGCGTCAACGGGTTTCGGCCGAGGTCAGTGGCCGGTTCGCGCCGGACGTCGACACTGCGTGAGCGGCCGCGGACACCGCGCTGACGACCTCGCCGCGGCGGTGCAGGGCAGGCGTACGACGGGTGAACGACAGGTTCACATGACGACGACGGGCAGGTTCCTCGGGAGAGTCAGGCCAGGTTCGGCACCAGCACCATGGCCGTGTTGGTGGTGCCCCACAGCACGGCGACCAGGATGGGCGTGGCGACCAGCCAGGTCTGCCGGCCGCCCCAGCGCACGGCGGCCCACGTGGTCGCCACGACGACGAGCGCGAGCGCCTGCACCCACAGCAGCAGCGGCACGAGCGCGGCGGGGTCGGTGCCCATCGCCTGGTCCGCGGCGGACACCTGCGCCGGACGCCCGCCCCCGCCGGCGGCGGGGTCGCCCTTGAGCGCGGCGTCGACGTAGACGAGCTGGTCGGGCAGCAGCGACTGCAGGCCCGGCCCGCTCTCCACGGACACCAGCGTGAGTCGTCCCGTGCCGGGCTCCAGCGGCGGCGGCAGCGGGTCGTTCGCCCGGCGCACGTCGCTCACGGTGAAGTGGAACTCGCCGAACCCGGTGACCACGTCGATGTCGTCGCCGGGGCGGAACCCCGAGATCCGGCCGAAGGGGGCGCCGTAGGTGACGCCCTTGCCGTAGAGAACGGCCACCCCGGCCTGTCCGGGCAGCACGGTGTCGGCGCGGTGCCCGGGCCCGTCGCGAAGGATCCCGGACGACGTGCCCTCGACCACCACGAGGTTCTGCCAGCCCGCCGCCGGGGCGGTGAGCAGGGCAACCGGCGCGCCGGGGTCGATCGGCGCGCCCACGGGGACCGTGGCCAGGGACAGCTCCTCGCGCATGGTGTCGTAGAGGCCGCGCTGCGCGCCGGCTGCCTGCAGCCCGGAGAGCACCGTCGCGAACAGCACGAGCCACAGGCACAGCAGCCCGACGGCGGTGAGCACCCACGCCAGCAGGGCGCGCCCGGGTCCCAGAGGCCGGCGTGGGCCGCGCTCGCGCGGAGGGGCCGCCCGACGGCGCGCGGCCCGGCCCGCAGGAGGCGCCGGCTGCGGGACCGGCAGCGCCGGGTCGTCCGGCCGCACGTCGACGAGTGTCATCACAGCCTCCCGCGCGGGCGCCAGGCGAGTGCGGGGCCCAGGAGCACGCAGGCG
Encoded proteins:
- a CDS encoding sortase; translated protein: MTLVDVRPDDPALPVPQPAPPAGRAARRRAAPPRERGPRRPLGPGRALLAWVLTAVGLLCLWLVLFATVLSGLQAAGAQRGLYDTMREELSLATVPVGAPIDPGAPVALLTAPAAGWQNLVVVEGTSSGILRDGPGHRADTVLPGQAGVAVLYGKGVTYGAPFGRISGFRPGDDIDVVTGFGEFHFTVSDVRRANDPLPPPLEPGTGRLTLVSVESGPGLQSLLPDQLVYVDAALKGDPAAGGGGRPAQVSAADQAMGTDPAALVPLLLWVQALALVVVATTWAAVRWGGRQTWLVATPILVAVLWGTTNTAMVLVPNLA